The proteins below are encoded in one region of Natranaerovirga hydrolytica:
- a CDS encoding MFS transporter has product MNNKNKIILQTFYTFFVNGIMALMIGSIMPFIMEDYQLSYAVAGFFISLHSLGNLFASFVAGVGIYRFGRKKSIVVLSSLIALSYTGIVLTSYIPLLYVFFFLTGLGRGSVSNVNNAIINDIAVGKSSLLNLLHTFFAIGAFLTPIIASLITGAGYSWKVVVVLGIFLSASAVITYFIMKMEEIPDYSIETKEDVDDVIEEKEQDNLLPFYKSINFYVASALLFFYLGAENAVNGWLVTYFTDTGIVSVTYAQRLLSMLWVVIIGGRLLTAYLSRSFNPKTLILINSIGASVFFAILMSSSTALSVTVSLIAFGFFLAGIYPTTIASVGKVIKGSSSGMAILLAVAGIGGTIMPAVTGAVANVVGIAGGMSLITVSIILMLLLAIVLRYRANKEIQ; this is encoded by the coding sequence ATGAATAACAAAAACAAAATTATTTTACAAACATTCTACACATTTTTTGTTAATGGTATAATGGCCCTTATGATAGGTTCCATCATGCCTTTTATTATGGAAGATTATCAATTAAGTTATGCAGTGGCAGGATTTTTTATATCTCTACATTCTCTAGGGAATTTATTTGCTAGTTTTGTAGCAGGTGTTGGAATTTATAGATTTGGGCGAAAAAAATCTATTGTGGTATTGTCTTCTTTAATTGCTTTATCTTATACAGGGATCGTATTAACCAGTTATATTCCATTATTGTACGTGTTTTTCTTTTTAACAGGATTAGGAAGAGGTAGTGTGAGTAATGTGAATAATGCTATTATCAATGATATAGCTGTAGGGAAGTCAAGCTTATTGAATTTGTTGCATACTTTTTTTGCTATCGGTGCATTTTTAACGCCAATTATTGCTTCATTAATTACAGGAGCAGGATATAGTTGGAAGGTTGTCGTAGTATTAGGTATCTTTTTATCTGCCTCAGCAGTCATAACTTATTTTATTATGAAAATGGAAGAAATTCCAGATTATAGCATAGAAACAAAAGAAGATGTGGATGATGTGATAGAAGAAAAAGAACAGGATAACCTTTTACCTTTTTATAAAAGCATTAATTTCTATGTTGCAAGTGCATTATTGTTCTTTTATTTAGGTGCAGAGAATGCAGTAAATGGTTGGTTGGTAACTTACTTTACAGATACAGGAATCGTAAGTGTTACTTATGCACAGCGGTTGTTGTCTATGTTATGGGTTGTTATTATAGGCGGCCGACTGCTAACGGCTTATTTATCAAGAAGTTTTAATCCAAAAACATTGATATTAATTAATTCTATTGGTGCATCTGTATTTTTTGCCATTTTAATGAGTAGTAGCACAGCCCTAAGCGTAACCGTGTCTTTGATTGCTTTTGGTTTTTTTCTAGCAGGGATATACCCAACAACCATAGCATCTGTAGGTAAAGTCATAAAAGGCTCTAGCAGTGGTATGGCAATTTTATTAGCCGTGGCAGGCATAGGCGGAACAATTATGCCAGCAGTAACGGGAGCAGTTGCTAATGTCGTTGGGATTGCAGGAGGTATGTCATTAATTACAGTCAGCATAATTTTAATGTTACTCCTTGCCATCGTATTAAGATATAGAGCTAACAAAGAAATACAATAA
- a CDS encoding methyltransferase domain-containing protein has translation MIEHKKSMNKKVLVIAYAFPPIGGSGIQRTLKFVKYLKNYGWEPVVLTAGQTGWKMKDQSLLNEVPKDIQIIRIDDLKVEAINQEFVERLIKMYGSITKDYHLLQEYIGYINTKKESNAKDLFVPEYQSAWALKVIETIEEHIDMKQIDLIYTSADPYADTFIAYDLKNKYELPWVADFRDEWTNHHYKEYDKNSIMYKMEYAMEKNIVKKADVIVTTTPISSENYRNRFDLSYDKVKTITNGYDEADFENISIENNNSQFTIMHNGLFHNGKNPLSFLHALANLIEQGLIEKEKIKVLFTRNDYYFKVIKALGLEDVVEYLGYLEHKKSLEVASQSTALLLIVGEGDKLKQVHAAKLFEYLRLCKPILSLAPKEGVIDEVIKENQRGYNVPYADLRAIEKNLLKLYKAWEENTIEQMTVTDKIQCYERKYLTKQLVDVFNTLYAKQFFKVDKKLGILEGITQNNLEAENNTLIHTGRRGKTSIVNIHTTPFIKKEFNADTVSMDCYKKEKEAYMKFGEYSWFPQSISYQDNFFIRNYYSEDTRLDKAVQKMNHEEKEKTAGKILSIILDLYTLGYAHRDIHAKNIYYVDNHIKLIDYETIGKYTDNQKPSFIKSYDITGKGLESPLYTRYMCYLSKHPLSILNTLEVPLDSALIALKKLLYKEVQRESLTFKKKQGRHTTIAKKVYCSFQLKGFQVLPEHAQRNSKERFEQFQLTQNDMRDKSILDLGSNIGGMIFESTNFCPRKAVGIEYDSNKVKLANRIAAFMNLPNISFKQYDIDELEQYTLGESFDVVFCLSIEAHIKNNNKLYHLLGHITNELLLFEGNASTNAMEVKKMLLKVGFNKVEYLGTCNDDFIKKNNCRPLLKAWKNHE, from the coding sequence ATGATAGAGCATAAAAAGAGTATGAATAAAAAAGTATTGGTGATAGCCTATGCTTTTCCGCCGATTGGAGGATCAGGCATACAGCGCACCCTTAAATTTGTAAAATACCTGAAGAACTATGGATGGGAGCCTGTTGTTTTAACAGCGGGTCAAACAGGATGGAAAATGAAAGACCAAAGCCTATTAAATGAAGTTCCGAAAGATATACAAATTATCCGAATAGATGATTTGAAAGTGGAAGCAATCAATCAAGAGTTTGTTGAGAGATTAATAAAAATGTATGGAAGCATTACTAAAGATTATCATTTATTACAAGAGTATATCGGGTATATTAACACAAAAAAAGAATCAAATGCTAAGGATTTATTTGTGCCAGAATATCAATCAGCCTGGGCATTAAAAGTGATTGAAACCATAGAAGAGCATATAGATATGAAACAGATTGATTTAATTTACACTTCAGCAGATCCATATGCAGATACATTTATCGCTTATGATTTAAAAAATAAATATGAATTGCCTTGGGTAGCTGATTTTAGAGACGAGTGGACCAACCATCATTATAAAGAATACGATAAAAATAGCATCATGTATAAAATGGAATACGCAATGGAAAAAAACATTGTTAAAAAAGCAGATGTGATTGTCACAACAACGCCTATTTCTTCAGAGAATTATAGAAATCGATTTGACCTGTCTTATGACAAAGTAAAAACCATTACTAATGGATACGACGAAGCTGACTTTGAAAATATAAGCATAGAAAATAACAACAGTCAATTTACCATTATGCATAATGGTTTATTTCATAATGGAAAAAATCCCTTAAGCTTTTTACATGCTTTAGCTAACTTAATTGAACAAGGGCTAATAGAGAAAGAGAAAATAAAAGTATTATTTACGAGAAATGATTATTATTTTAAGGTCATAAAAGCATTAGGTCTAGAAGATGTTGTGGAATATTTAGGGTATCTGGAACATAAAAAAAGTTTAGAGGTTGCTAGCCAATCAACTGCATTATTGTTAATTGTAGGTGAGGGGGATAAGTTAAAACAAGTTCATGCTGCAAAATTATTTGAATACCTTAGATTATGCAAACCCATCTTATCTTTAGCGCCTAAAGAAGGTGTGATCGATGAAGTCATAAAAGAAAATCAAAGAGGGTATAACGTACCTTACGCTGATCTTAGAGCCATAGAAAAAAACTTACTAAAATTATATAAAGCATGGGAAGAAAATACAATAGAACAGATGACAGTTACTGACAAAATACAATGTTATGAACGGAAATACCTAACGAAGCAATTGGTAGATGTATTTAATACCCTCTATGCAAAGCAATTCTTTAAAGTAGATAAAAAGCTAGGGATTTTAGAAGGTATTACGCAAAACAATTTAGAGGCTGAAAATAATACCCTTATACATACGGGAAGAAGAGGAAAAACAAGTATTGTCAACATACACACAACACCATTCATTAAAAAAGAATTTAACGCTGATACGGTAAGTATGGATTGCTATAAAAAAGAAAAAGAAGCGTATATGAAATTTGGAGAGTATTCTTGGTTTCCACAATCTATTAGTTATCAAGATAACTTCTTTATTAGAAATTATTATTCAGAAGACACTCGGTTAGATAAAGCAGTTCAAAAAATGAATCATGAAGAAAAAGAAAAGACAGCAGGGAAAATATTATCTATTATATTAGATTTATACACATTAGGGTATGCCCATAGAGATATTCACGCCAAAAATATTTATTATGTAGACAATCATATTAAGTTAATTGATTACGAAACAATAGGGAAGTATACGGACAATCAAAAGCCAAGCTTTATTAAGTCTTATGATATAACAGGAAAAGGGTTAGAATCTCCACTATATACACGGTATATGTGTTATCTTAGCAAGCACCCACTATCTATTCTAAACACATTAGAAGTACCATTAGACAGTGCTTTAATAGCTCTTAAGAAGCTCTTGTATAAAGAAGTACAAAGAGAATCGTTGACCTTTAAGAAAAAACAAGGCAGACATACAACCATTGCAAAAAAAGTATATTGTTCCTTTCAACTAAAAGGCTTTCAAGTATTACCTGAACATGCTCAAAGAAATTCTAAGGAACGGTTTGAACAATTTCAACTGACCCAAAACGACATGAGGGATAAATCCATATTAGACTTAGGCAGTAATATCGGCGGTATGATTTTTGAAAGTACCAACTTTTGCCCAAGAAAAGCCGTAGGTATAGAGTACGATAGCAACAAAGTAAAGCTTGCCAATAGAATTGCTGCATTTATGAACTTGCCTAATATTTCTTTCAAACAATATGATATAGATGAACTAGAACAGTATACATTAGGTGAATCATTTGATGTTGTTTTTTGCTTGTCTATAGAAGCTCATATCAAAAACAACAATAAATTGTATCATTTGCTAGGGCACATAACCAATGAATTGTTACTGTTTGAAGGCAATGCCAGTACCAATGCTATGGAAGTGAAAAAAATGTTGTTAAAAGTCGGATTTAACAAAGTTGAGTATCTAGGGACTTGCAATGACGATTTTATTAAGAAAAACAACTGTAGACCCCTTTTGAAAGCATGGAAAAACCATGAATAA
- a CDS encoding flagellar protein FlaG: MRIASTVDTMPIQGSKPLENDVTTIKQNQNAQNHNKRSAQESVQQKNEDAKKDLEREVINAIERANEEIRTYDRRLEFSIHEETKEIMVKVIDTADDTVIREIPSEKILDMIAKMVEMAGILVDERR, translated from the coding sequence ATGAGAATAGCTAGTACAGTAGATACTATGCCCATACAAGGTAGTAAACCATTAGAAAATGATGTGACGACAATTAAACAAAATCAAAATGCACAAAATCATAATAAAAGAAGCGCCCAAGAATCGGTTCAACAAAAAAATGAAGATGCCAAAAAAGACTTAGAAAGAGAAGTTATTAATGCCATTGAAAGAGCTAATGAAGAAATCAGAACTTACGATAGACGATTAGAATTTTCGATCCACGAAGAAACAAAAGAGATTATGGTAAAGGTTATTGATACAGCAGATGATACAGTAATTCGAGAAATTCCATCAGAAAAAATATTAGATATGATTGCTAAAATGGTAGAGATGGCTGGTATTTTAGTAGACGAAAGAAGGTAG
- the fliD gene encoding flagellar filament capping protein FliD, whose product MSIRFTGIASGLDTDNMVQQLVKVERMKIDRVVKQRTRLEWTQEIWQDMNQKLYDFHRTSLFDMRSRSTFNQKNVISSNEAVATVTGNTNAVDGMHALEVKSLAKAAYLTSGEIKANDGEDVTGSTTLGELFENPDDLNAFMLGTGDNETEINSETTINELINVLKKENSDLNINFDATFGRIFMSTKETGEENQIEIDELISNQELLDKLGLGVEFDSDDDSTVGGFTYTEASSAQIVYNGVELNSESNTFNVNGLTINALSVGDTSISVSHDTEGIYEAVKGFVMTYNELITDMNAKINADSSRGYDPLTSEEKQAMTEDEIEQWEGRIKDSLLRRDDALSGLSESMRRILGGSLTGLGHDSDEVVFNTLSQLGIVTGDYRERGILHIEGDSEVGNNGGGENKLKRAIEEDPDAVAKLFNELTSELYSDMSQKMKRTTGLSSALTFYNDQVMEDRIKEYDDEIAILEERLIRTEDRYYAQFAAMEKAMQEANSTMDWLMQQLGGM is encoded by the coding sequence ATGAGTATAAGATTTACAGGGATTGCATCTGGATTAGATACAGATAATATGGTGCAACAATTGGTCAAAGTAGAACGTATGAAGATTGATCGTGTAGTAAAACAAAGAACAAGATTAGAGTGGACTCAAGAAATATGGCAAGATATGAATCAGAAGTTATATGATTTTCATAGAACATCATTGTTTGACATGAGGTCAAGATCAACATTTAATCAAAAAAATGTTATCAGCTCTAATGAAGCTGTTGCAACTGTAACAGGAAATACAAACGCTGTAGATGGAATGCATGCTTTGGAAGTAAAATCTTTAGCTAAAGCAGCATATCTAACCAGTGGTGAAATAAAGGCTAATGACGGTGAAGATGTTACGGGTTCAACAACATTAGGGGAATTGTTTGAAAATCCAGACGATTTGAATGCCTTTATGCTAGGGACTGGTGACAATGAAACAGAGATTAACAGTGAAACAACAATTAATGAACTTATCAATGTGCTTAAAAAAGAAAATAGTGATCTTAATATTAATTTTGATGCAACTTTTGGAAGAATATTCATGTCAACAAAAGAAACTGGTGAAGAGAACCAGATTGAAATTGATGAGCTGATTTCTAATCAAGAACTATTAGATAAATTAGGATTAGGTGTTGAGTTTGATTCGGATGATGATTCTACGGTGGGTGGTTTTACGTATACAGAAGCATCATCTGCTCAAATTGTTTATAATGGAGTAGAGTTAAATTCTGAATCCAATACTTTTAATGTGAATGGTCTTACGATTAATGCGTTATCAGTGGGTGATACGAGTATATCAGTTAGTCATGACACAGAAGGCATATATGAAGCAGTAAAGGGATTTGTAATGACATATAATGAACTTATAACAGATATGAACGCAAAAATAAACGCTGATTCTTCTAGAGGATATGACCCGCTGACTAGTGAAGAAAAGCAAGCAATGACAGAAGATGAAATTGAACAGTGGGAAGGAAGAATTAAAGACTCTTTATTAAGAAGAGATGATGCATTATCAGGATTATCAGAATCAATGAGAAGAATTTTAGGTGGTTCATTGACAGGACTGGGTCATGATTCAGATGAGGTTGTATTCAATACGTTATCCCAATTAGGAATTGTCACAGGTGATTACCGTGAGAGAGGGATACTTCATATTGAAGGAGATTCAGAAGTAGGTAATAATGGCGGTGGTGAAAATAAATTAAAAAGAGCTATAGAAGAGGACCCAGATGCCGTTGCAAAATTATTTAATGAACTAACTTCTGAGTTATATAGTGATATGTCACAAAAGATGAAGAGAACAACAGGACTCAGTAGTGCACTTACCTTCTATAATGATCAAGTTATGGAAGATAGAATAAAAGAATATGATGATGAGATCGCTATATTAGAAGAAAGATTAATAAGAACAGAAGATAGATACTACGCACAATTTGCAGCAATGGAGAAAGCAATGCAAGAAGCCAATAGTACAATGGATTGGCTAATGCAACAACTAGGAGGTATGTAA
- the fliS gene encoding flagellar export chaperone FliS: protein MIQNGANAYKNNAVLTASPQELSLMLYNGAIKFANQGLKELDNKNYAAVNKNLGRVQDIISEFRMSLNKDVGLSNELDKLYDYMNYRVVEANIKKDKAMIEEVIGMLRELRDTWKEAMNIAKKGNQASSE from the coding sequence ATGATTCAAAATGGGGCTAATGCATATAAAAATAACGCTGTGTTAACAGCATCACCTCAAGAATTATCTTTAATGTTGTATAATGGGGCAATAAAATTTGCTAATCAAGGGTTAAAAGAGTTGGACAATAAGAATTATGCAGCGGTTAATAAAAATCTAGGCAGAGTACAAGATATTATTAGCGAGTTTAGAATGTCTTTAAATAAAGATGTTGGTTTATCCAATGAATTGGACAAACTATATGATTATATGAATTATAGAGTAGTAGAAGCAAATATTAAAAAAGACAAAGCGATGATAGAAGAAGTAATAGGAATGCTTAGAGAATTAAGGGATACTTGGAAGGAAGCTATGAATATAGCTAAAAAAGGTAATCAAGCGTCATCTGAATAA
- the flgN gene encoding flagellar export chaperone FlgN, with amino-acid sequence MIMNDITNYIDMLIESLKQKKDVLIQIKEQNQRQSEITKKEVFKLEEFDNTIKAKDKLIKKISVLDDGFNTIYERIRVELLGNKLKYKNKIEELKKLVSEVAELGISIQVQEEKNRQSITQSFKDKKKEIKKFKNSKASATTYYKNMNNVSKEQSFFLDKKK; translated from the coding sequence ATGATTATGAATGATATTACTAACTACATTGATATGTTAATTGAATCATTAAAGCAGAAAAAAGATGTTTTGATACAAATTAAAGAGCAAAATCAACGCCAATCAGAGATAACAAAAAAAGAAGTTTTTAAATTGGAAGAATTTGACAATACCATCAAAGCAAAAGACAAATTAATTAAAAAAATTAGTGTGTTAGATGATGGCTTTAATACTATATATGAACGCATCAGAGTAGAGCTGCTAGGTAATAAATTAAAATACAAAAATAAAATAGAAGAATTAAAAAAGTTAGTGAGCGAAGTTGCAGAGTTAGGAATTTCTATTCAGGTTCAAGAAGAAAAAAATCGACAGTCCATTACTCAAAGCTTTAAAGACAAGAAAAAAGAAATTAAAAAATTTAAAAATAGCAAAGCCAGTGCAACAACATATTACAAAAACATGAACAATGTTAGTAAAGAGCAGTCTTTTTTTCTAGACAAAAAAAAATAA
- the rpmG gene encoding 50S ribosomal protein L33: MRVKITLACTECKQRNYDTKKDKKQHPERMETKKYCRFCKAHTLHKETK, from the coding sequence GTGCGTGTGAAAATAACTTTAGCTTGTACAGAATGTAAGCAGCGAAATTATGACACAAAGAAAGACAAAAAACAACATCCAGAAAGAATGGAAACAAAAAAATATTGCAGATTTTGCAAAGCACACACATTGCACAAAGAAACAAAATAA
- the secE gene encoding preprotein translocase subunit SecE, with the protein MDANVKKSWWKVFKGDFKKIVWPDKKSLFRQTAVVLFVTIFMGVIISVLDLILQYGLSLLPL; encoded by the coding sequence ATGGACGCTAACGTTAAAAAAAGTTGGTGGAAAGTGTTTAAAGGGGATTTTAAAAAGATTGTATGGCCAGATAAGAAATCACTATTCAGACAGACAGCAGTTGTGTTATTTGTGACGATATTTATGGGGGTAATAATCTCTGTACTTGACTTAATACTTCAGTATGGGTTAAGTTTATTACCACTATAA
- the nusG gene encoding transcription termination/antitermination protein NusG: MSNTQKWYVVHTYSGYENKVKANIEKIIDNRKLHDQITEVIVPLQDVVEVKNGAKKQVKKKLFPGYVLLKMDMNDDTWYVVRNTRGVTGFVGPGSKPVPLTEDEIRALGIRFEVVQIDIAVGDMVRITTGPFEGSVGEAKDVNNHKKTVTVNLSVFGRETPVELNFTEIQRM, translated from the coding sequence ATGTCAAATACTCAAAAATGGTATGTTGTTCATACTTATTCAGGTTATGAAAACAAAGTAAAAGCAAACATTGAAAAAATAATTGACAACAGAAAGCTTCATGATCAAATAACAGAGGTTATTGTTCCGTTGCAAGATGTGGTTGAAGTTAAAAATGGTGCCAAAAAGCAAGTGAAGAAAAAGTTATTTCCAGGATATGTATTATTAAAAATGGATATGAATGACGACACTTGGTATGTGGTAAGAAATACAAGAGGTGTAACAGGCTTTGTTGGACCTGGGTCAAAACCAGTACCATTAACTGAAGACGAGATCAGGGCATTAGGAATAAGATTTGAAGTGGTTCAAATCGATATTGCTGTAGGCGATATGGTCAGAATTACTACAGGACCTTTTGAAGGTTCCGTAGGAGAAGCAAAAGACGTTAATAATCACAAGAAAACAGTAACAGTGAATTTATCAGTGTTTGGTCGAGAAACCCCAGTAGAACTTAATTTTACAGAAATTCAAAGAATGTAA
- the rplK gene encoding 50S ribosomal protein L11 yields the protein MAKKVTGYIKLQIPAGKATPAPPVGPALGQHGVNIMQFTKEFNAKTADQAGMLIPVVITVYQDRSFSFITKTPPAAVLLKKAAKIKSGSGEPNRTKVATISKEEVKKIAEIKMPDLNAANIESAMSMVAGTARSMGIVVED from the coding sequence ATGGCGAAAAAAGTAACAGGATACATTAAATTACAAATTCCTGCTGGTAAAGCAACACCAGCACCACCAGTTGGACCAGCGTTAGGACAACATGGTGTTAATATTATGCAATTTACAAAAGAATTCAATGCTAAAACAGCAGATCAAGCAGGTATGTTAATTCCTGTAGTAATTACAGTATACCAAGACAGAAGTTTTAGTTTTATTACAAAAACACCACCAGCTGCAGTATTATTAAAAAAAGCAGCTAAAATCAAATCAGGTTCAGGAGAACCTAATAGAACTAAGGTAGCAACGATTTCTAAAGAAGAAGTTAAAAAAATTGCAGAAATCAAAATGCCTGACTTAAATGCAGCGAATATTGAATCAGCTATGAGCATGGTAGCTGGAACAGCTAGAAGTATGGGTATTGTAGTAGAAGACTAA
- the rplA gene encoding 50S ribosomal protein L1, with protein sequence MKRGKRYQEVSKLVDRTKLYDASEAIELVEKVSKAKFDETVEAHIKLGVDSRHADQQVRGAVVLPHGTGKSVRVLVFAKGDKQKEAEQAGADFVGAEDLIPKIQNDGWLDFDVVVATPDMMAVVGRLGRVLGPKGLMPNPKAGTVTMDIAKAVEDIKAGKIEYRLDKSNIIHVPIGKVSFGKEKLSDNFHTLMNEIIKARPSAAKGQYLRSVAITTTMGPGIKINQNKLAE encoded by the coding sequence ATGAAAAGAGGAAAAAGGTATCAAGAAGTATCTAAATTAGTTGATCGTACTAAGTTGTATGATGCAAGTGAAGCGATAGAATTGGTAGAAAAAGTTTCTAAAGCGAAATTCGACGAAACCGTTGAAGCACATATTAAATTAGGTGTAGACAGTCGTCATGCAGATCAACAAGTTCGTGGTGCAGTTGTATTACCACACGGAACTGGTAAAAGTGTAAGAGTACTTGTTTTTGCTAAAGGCGATAAGCAAAAAGAAGCAGAACAAGCTGGAGCAGACTTTGTTGGAGCAGAAGACTTAATACCAAAAATTCAAAACGATGGTTGGTTAGACTTTGACGTTGTAGTAGCAACACCAGATATGATGGCAGTTGTTGGGCGTTTAGGACGTGTACTTGGACCTAAAGGATTAATGCCTAATCCAAAAGCAGGTACAGTGACTATGGATATTGCGAAAGCAGTTGAAGATATTAAAGCTGGTAAAATTGAGTACAGACTAGATAAAAGTAATATTATCCACGTTCCAATTGGAAAGGTTTCTTTTGGAAAAGAAAAACTTTCAGACAACTTCCACACGTTAATGAATGAAATTATAAAAGCAAGACCATCAGCTGCAAAAGGTCAATATCTACGCAGTGTAGCAATTACAACAACAATGGGACCAGGTATCAAAATTAACCAAAATAAACTTGCTGAATAA
- the rplJ gene encoding 50S ribosomal protein L10: MAKVEQKQTVVEQIKENIEGAQSIVLVDYRGLTVEQDTELRKSLREAGVTYKVYKNTMMRFAFEGTEFEPLSEELAGPSAIAISKEDATAPARVLNDIAKKYESLEFKAGVVDGKYYNVDDIKKIASIPSKEVLLGKLLGSIQSPITNMARVLNQIAEQNGSEEAVTE; the protein is encoded by the coding sequence ATGGCGAAAGTAGAACAAAAACAAACAGTAGTTGAGCAAATCAAAGAAAATATTGAAGGCGCTCAATCCATTGTACTTGTTGATTACAGAGGACTTACAGTAGAACAAGATACAGAACTTCGTAAAAGTTTAAGAGAAGCTGGTGTGACGTATAAAGTTTATAAAAATACGATGATGCGCTTTGCTTTTGAAGGAACTGAGTTCGAACCTTTATCTGAAGAATTAGCTGGTCCAAGTGCTATTGCGATTAGCAAAGAAGATGCAACAGCACCTGCAAGAGTACTTAATGATATTGCGAAAAAGTACGAGAGTTTAGAATTCAAAGCAGGTGTAGTAGACGGTAAATATTATAATGTAGATGACATCAAAAAGATTGCATCTATACCATCAAAAGAAGTATTACTTGGCAAATTACTTGGAAGCATTCAATCACCAATTACAAATATGGCAAGAGTGCTTAATCAAATTGCTGAGCAAAATGGTAGTGAAGAAGCTGTTACAGAATAA
- the rplL gene encoding 50S ribosomal protein L7/L12 codes for MAKLTVEEFIDAIKEMSVLELNELVKACEEEFGVSAAAGVVVAGDAGAAGGAAEEKTEFDVELTSAGSNKIKVIKAVREITGLGLKEAKELVEGAPKVVKEGAAKDEAEELKGKLEEVGAQVTLK; via the coding sequence ATGGCAAAATTAACAGTAGAAGAATTTATCGATGCGATAAAAGAAATGTCAGTATTAGAATTAAACGAGTTAGTAAAAGCTTGTGAAGAAGAATTTGGAGTATCTGCAGCTGCAGGAGTAGTAGTAGCTGGAGACGCTGGTGCAGCAGGTGGTGCAGCAGAAGAGAAAACAGAATTTGATGTTGAGCTTACAAGCGCTGGATCAAACAAAATTAAAGTAATCAAAGCAGTTCGTGAGATTACTGGATTAGGATTAAAAGAAGCTAAAGAATTAGTAGAAGGAGCTCCTAAAGTAGTTAAAGAAGGAGCAGCTAAAGACGAAGCTGAAGAATTAAAAGGTAAATTAGAAGAAGTTGGAGCACAAGTAACTTTAAAATAA
- a CDS encoding polyphosphate polymerase domain-containing protein, which produces MAKEIFNRYELKFLINEEVYAELINELEPYMVKDSYGDQDGYYTISNIYYDTEDNLFNYEKLKRQPFRQKVRLRTYNIPSLDCPSFLEIKKKHNGVVNKRRTVMALNEAYDFLNNDYKNEDIIKFNTSNHQILKEVLFLKNFYKLVPKVSLSYERQAFHAKEDKDLRITFDKNIRRRLENLRLEYGSEGEVYIRPDVFVFEIKVSEKLPLWLVKILSKYRCWMQSFSKYSTSQSGTDIISIPKKII; this is translated from the coding sequence ATGGCAAAAGAAATATTTAATCGATACGAATTAAAATTCTTGATTAATGAAGAGGTGTATGCAGAATTAATCAATGAACTAGAACCATATATGGTAAAAGATTCATATGGAGATCAAGATGGATATTATACTATATCTAATATTTATTATGATACAGAAGACAATTTATTTAATTACGAAAAGTTAAAGCGTCAACCTTTTAGGCAAAAGGTTCGCTTAAGAACATATAATATACCTTCACTGGATTGCCCTTCTTTTTTAGAAATCAAAAAGAAGCATAATGGTGTCGTGAATAAAAGAAGGACCGTTATGGCCCTAAATGAAGCTTATGACTTTTTAAACAATGATTATAAAAATGAAGACATTATTAAATTCAATACATCCAATCATCAAATTCTAAAAGAAGTATTGTTTTTAAAGAATTTTTATAAATTGGTTCCAAAAGTCAGTTTATCTTATGAAAGACAAGCTTTTCATGCCAAAGAGGATAAAGACTTACGGATTACATTTGATAAAAACATTAGAAGAAGATTAGAGAATTTGAGACTGGAATATGGAAGTGAAGGGGAAGTCTATATTAGACCTGATGTTTTTGTATTTGAGATAAAAGTCAGTGAAAAGTTACCCTTGTGGCTAGTGAAGATACTAAGTAAATATAGATGTTGGATGCAAAGCTTTTCAAAGTATTCTACAAGTCAAAGCGGAACAGACATTATTAGTATACCTAAAAAAATAATTTGA